In one Nocardioides luteus genomic region, the following are encoded:
- the ctaC gene encoding aa3-type cytochrome oxidase subunit II, which produces MATLTAGALLLSGCSDEAARFGFPEPRSEQGEHNLALWQGAWIAALLTGILTWGLIFWAIWRYRRRSDADIPVQTRYNLPLEIFYTIAPVLMVIVFFDHTVKVQNEMLDDGSPTNVIEVTGQQWQWTFNHGIGELDASADDNLVDDEFPYDSYGYVVGTGSHIPTLVLPEKTTTRFNLRSADVIHNFGVPEFGMKMDVVPGRVNHYSITTKEATATFNPGANDLIEGKTFRGACYELCGVYHARMIFKVAILSESDYKSYVDALAQKGFEAERPLLGGGKSTRTTDDIASHNEEEGE; this is translated from the coding sequence GTGGCGACGCTGACGGCCGGCGCCCTCCTGCTGAGTGGTTGTTCGGACGAGGCGGCGCGTTTCGGCTTCCCCGAGCCACGTTCTGAGCAGGGGGAGCACAACCTCGCCCTGTGGCAGGGCGCATGGATCGCCGCGCTGCTGACCGGCATCCTGACCTGGGGGCTCATCTTCTGGGCGATCTGGCGCTACCGGCGCCGCAGCGACGCCGACATCCCGGTCCAGACGCGTTACAACCTGCCGCTGGAGATCTTCTACACGATCGCTCCGGTCCTGATGGTGATCGTGTTCTTCGACCACACCGTCAAGGTCCAGAACGAGATGCTGGACGACGGGTCGCCGACCAACGTGATCGAGGTCACCGGCCAGCAGTGGCAGTGGACCTTCAACCACGGCATCGGCGAGCTGGACGCCAGCGCGGACGACAACCTCGTCGACGACGAGTTCCCCTACGACAGCTACGGCTATGTCGTGGGCACCGGCTCGCACATCCCGACGCTGGTCCTCCCGGAGAAGACCACCACGCGCTTCAACCTGCGCTCGGCGGACGTCATCCACAACTTCGGCGTGCCGGAGTTCGGCATGAAGATGGACGTCGTCCCGGGTCGGGTCAACCACTACTCGATCACCACGAAGGAGGCCACGGCCACCTTCAACCCGGGTGCCAACGACCTCATCGAGGGCAAGACCTTCCGCGGCGCCTGCTACGAGCTCTGCGGCGTCTACCACGCCCGGATGATCTTCAAGGTCGCGATCCTCTCCGAGAGCGACTACAAGTCTTACGTCGACGCGCTGGCGCAGAAGGGCTTCGAGGCCGAGCGCCCGCTGCTCGGTGGTGGCAAGTCCACCCGCACCACCGACGACATCGCCAGCCACAACGAGGAGGAGGGCGAGTGA
- the ctaD gene encoding aa3-type cytochrome oxidase subunit I has product MTATAARPVTGGPKPLGKHIYQLLTTTDHKLIGKMYLVTSFAWFLVGGLMALLMRSELAFPGQQVVNDELFNQLFTMHGTIMLLLFATPLFFGFANVIMPLQIGAPDVAFPRLNMFSYWLYLFGGLIAGSGFFTPTGAADFGWFAYTPLSSAQYSPGVGGDLWIMGLYMGGLGTILGSVNFITTIICMRAPGMTMFRMPIFTWNVLITALLALIAFPILAAALLMLESDRQFGSHVFDAAHGGPILWQHLFWFFGHPEVYIIALPFFGIISEILPVFSRKPIFGYIGLVAATLGIAILSVAVWAHHMFVTGAVNLPFFSGMTFLIAVPTGVKFFNWIGTMWGGSVSFDTPMLWSIGFLTTFLFGGLTGIILASPPLDFQVSDSYFVVAHFHYVVFGTVVFAMFAGFYFWWPKMTGRMLDERLGKVHFWLLFVGFHATFLVQHWLGVEGMQRRISDYLPSDGFTFLNQFSTVGAFLLSLSMLPFFYNLYVSRHAPIVEVDDPWGWGRSLEWATACPAPRHNFVSIPKIRSESPAFDLHHPEIAALEHDEDDLVSTSSNKEG; this is encoded by the coding sequence GTGACCGCCACAGCTGCGCGCCCGGTCACCGGGGGCCCCAAGCCGCTCGGTAAGCACATCTACCAGCTGCTGACCACCACCGATCACAAGCTGATCGGCAAGATGTACCTGGTCACGTCGTTCGCCTGGTTCCTCGTCGGCGGCCTGATGGCGCTGCTGATGCGCTCAGAGCTGGCCTTCCCGGGTCAGCAGGTCGTCAACGACGAGCTGTTCAACCAGCTGTTCACCATGCACGGCACGATCATGCTGCTGCTGTTCGCGACGCCGCTGTTCTTCGGCTTCGCCAACGTCATCATGCCGCTGCAGATCGGCGCCCCTGACGTCGCGTTCCCGCGACTCAACATGTTCAGCTACTGGCTCTACCTCTTCGGTGGTCTGATCGCGGGCAGCGGCTTCTTCACCCCGACGGGCGCGGCCGACTTCGGCTGGTTCGCCTACACGCCGCTGTCCAGCGCGCAGTACTCGCCGGGTGTCGGTGGCGACCTGTGGATCATGGGTCTCTACATGGGTGGTCTGGGCACCATCCTGGGCTCGGTCAACTTCATCACCACGATCATCTGCATGCGTGCGCCGGGCATGACCATGTTCCGGATGCCGATCTTCACGTGGAACGTGCTGATCACCGCCCTGCTCGCGCTGATCGCGTTCCCGATCCTGGCCGCCGCGCTGCTGATGCTCGAGTCCGACCGCCAGTTCGGCTCCCACGTCTTCGACGCCGCCCACGGCGGCCCGATCCTGTGGCAGCACCTGTTCTGGTTCTTCGGCCACCCCGAGGTCTACATCATCGCGCTGCCGTTCTTCGGCATCATCTCCGAGATCCTCCCGGTCTTCAGCCGCAAGCCGATCTTCGGCTACATCGGCCTGGTGGCCGCGACCCTCGGTATCGCGATCCTCTCGGTGGCGGTGTGGGCGCACCACATGTTCGTCACCGGCGCGGTCAACCTGCCGTTCTTCTCCGGCATGACGTTCCTGATCGCGGTGCCGACAGGGGTGAAGTTCTTCAACTGGATCGGCACGATGTGGGGCGGATCGGTCAGTTTCGACACCCCGATGCTGTGGTCGATCGGCTTCCTGACGACCTTCCTCTTCGGTGGTCTGACCGGCATCATCCTGGCGAGCCCGCCGCTCGACTTCCAGGTCTCCGACTCCTACTTCGTGGTCGCGCACTTCCACTACGTCGTCTTCGGCACCGTGGTGTTCGCGATGTTCGCCGGCTTCTACTTCTGGTGGCCGAAGATGACCGGCCGGATGCTCGACGAGCGCCTGGGCAAGGTCCACTTCTGGCTGCTGTTCGTCGGCTTCCACGCGACCTTCCTGGTCCAGCACTGGCTCGGTGTCGAGGGCATGCAGCGGCGTATCTCCGACTACCTGCCCAGCGACGGCTTCACCTTCCTCAACCAGTTCTCGACCGTGGGCGCGTTCCTGCTCAGCCTGTCGATGCTGCCGTTCTTCTACAACCTCTACGTCTCGCGTCACGCGCCGATCGTCGAGGTCGACGACCCGTGGGGCTGGGGCCGTTCGCTGGAGTGGGCCACCGCCTGCCCGGCGCCGCGCCACAACTTCGTCTCCATCCCGAAGATCCGCTCGGAGTCCCCGGCCTTCGACCTCCACCATCCGGAGATCGCCGCGCTGGAGCACGATGAGGACGATCTCGTCTCCACCAGCTCCAACAAGGAAGGCTGA